The region TCCATTTGTCAGTACTCATTTTCTGCAATTTAAGAATCATTtatggcaacaaaaaatgcacgACGGAATCGTTGCACTTTTTCAGTGCATACACATATCTGCCACACATattacatgcatacatatgcacacttatacgtatatatgtatgtatactgaatatgtatatttctagATTCTCTGGAATGGAGGCAGCGAACAAGCGAACAGCAAGAGACGCTGTCAGCAACATTTGCGAGGCTGCTACCTCTCCGTGCTGCCTCTCATTTTCTCATTTCGTTTCGCAGCAGAATTCTAGCTGGCGGCAAGTTTGTGGCAGTTTCTGTTGTGGCACTTGAACCATGTCACACCCGCACATACACGCAGACATTGGCCACCATTTTTCACGTTGCAGGCACAAAAATGACTTGTGACGACAACTTTATGAGGCACtgagaaaactgaaaaaaaaaatcaactgCACATGCCCCATAtaccacatacatatgtacaaacgATATATACTTTTATGTGAACTTAAACTTTTGACGCTTGCTGcaataaagaaatatttaaatttccatttttacgACTACTCCCCCCAATAACACTTATAGTTTGTTTTTTGATGGCCATTTCTACAATTCTAAGCCATTTGGGATGCAAAATGACAAGGAAAGCTCCGGCAAATGAATTAGTATATAAAGTTTATACTCCATTAATGCTGAAAATAAATGGAGCCAATAAACGTCTACAGTTTTATGAAGTGGATTggatattaatttttataacAGGTTGAGTTCCACTGAAAATCTATGGGATCTATTGGAGAAAGctacaacaaaattgaaaaaaaaaatcagtctATTTTCTATTTCCGCTAAACCTAAGCGGAGGTGCATCAATGTGTCAAATGGCTTggcatttattattattatagggGAGGTTCAACCGATAAAAAGTAAAacatatattgaaaataaataggAACAACTTGAGTGGTATTTTTGAAGATTCAAAAGTAGaactacaacaaaatttaGTAAAAATAAGTATAATCTTTACTATTCCTATGTTCACGTTTCTAAAAAATTATGTATTCTAAAgattttattctatttttctGGCATATTTGTGAGGTTAATTAAGATAATAATGATCTCTAAATGGTCCTCCTGTATTTAGGCCGTTATATAAGCCCCCGCCAACCGATGAACCGTCAAAGGGCCCTTCCGTGTGGCCATCGCTTCCAATGGGTCCTCCTCCCGTACGTGTTCCGCTTATGAGGTCCGAGTTTTGGCTCTTACTCCCAAAAGGTCCGCCCGTGTGGCTGCCAATTATCAAGCCGCCGCTCTTCTGTGCGTTTTGGAAGGGTCCGCCACTCGTACCCCCCGAAATCAGTGCAGCATCCAGGTTATTTGTGGCGAAGGGACCGCCGGTCTTAGTGCCACTGATCAAACTATTTCCGGACTGATAGTCACCATAGCTACCTCTATAAGTGGGGTTTGCCAGAGTCGAGGCCAAAGCCAGCAGCATCACAACAGCGACAACCGGTCCCATCTTGATCTCTAGAAATACGCGACTGATGAGCGAGCGAATATGTCATCGATGAGACGAATCTCTTATCAGAAATACTTGAACAACAAAGCCCCTGGCGAAGCTTTTTCGATCGGAGAATGAGCAAACCTGTCCACCCCCATTGAGCTTTAAGCTTGACAAAGTGAACTTTGAAGCCCGTATCGGGGATGGGACCTCCACCCATAAATTGCCATCaaaataaccaaaaagaaaGTGTAACTTTTGCCATGAATATAAATACGTGTCCGGACACGTTCCGGACGCTGGAACTATCCCAAGAACCCGCGGGCGGGCATCCTCTAATGGCTAAAATATGAAGCCTGAACTCTGGTTGGGGTACGCGTTTTTGAAGGAAGGAATGCGCCGCCGAGctgcaaattaattataaaagatTCCGCTGCCAGaaagttaaatatttttgcctCAACTTCAGCTTCAAAGTGTGGGCGTGTAGGGGCGGAAAATAAGTTGCCAGCAACTTGACGCACATTTGTCACATGCCACCGTGAAAAGGGGTTCCTTCTACAGGTGTCTTGCCACACACCCTCCCCTTTCTTGCTCTCTTGTGCTCTTGGCTGCCGCTGATATATGGCTCTTTAAAATTAGTCCAAGTGCAGAATGTCTGAACGGTGTAAAAAATGGCAAGAAATTGCGAAAAATTGAGAATAATTGCAGAAATTTGTCAGGCTGTTGTCGATGTTGTTGGCAAGGTTGGGTTGGGGCCTTACGCTTTGAACTTTGAAGTTAATCGAAAATCACTTCATCTAAAGGTTTGATAGAGTTTTGGGAATAAGCATTCTTGGAAATAAAACTTTTACTCGAATcacccatacatatgtatatacatccatatgtacatacatacatatatgtatgtatttacccATGCGTTGTATATCAGAAAGGGGCTTTCTTCGTAGGATAATGATAATATGTGATAATATATTCACATACAAATTACAACCAAAAAAGGACAtacaaaatctaaaaaaaattgGTATTTAGGATCAGTTTTGGCTAAGCTATGAGGTTTTATGGGATCCTCCTCCACTCCTTCCGAAAAGTTCCTACAGGAGCACTATTTCTTTATGGACCCGAATGAATTCCAATTAATTAAGTGTTCAGTTACCTTTTCATAACCATAATCATAAGAATATTAAAGCgattttcttaaatttaatttcctcTAATTGCGAAAGATTGATAGAAGATGTATAGTAATCTGCGTTGTTATGTAATTAACCATAAGACATCCCTCCAATACCATCGAAAGTAATAAGTGCACCGATTTGTGTATAGCTCAAAATACATTTAAGCAAATCAAAATGTTTGGCGCTCATGTTTCTGTGTATGTTTGCCAGATAcactgaaaaaaatatataatattcgatgccaattaaaattgaaataacATTCATATAGCCCGAAAATTCAGAAAGACTCGGGACATGTATCAATGCGTCATGCACAGGACATGTAAGCTGTATCCATCTCGGTCATTTTCTTTGCAGCTCGAGTCGAGAACACATCGATGTGCCGCGTCATGTGGAAGCCATGATTTCCTGAGTAGTAATGCAATTTTATTGATGCTTTTTGTAGGAACGATTTCCCCCCCCTTTTTCCTTGCTGTGTAGCACCTTTATGGGGTGGGGTGCTGGGGCTGTGTACTCAATTAGCATTAATGAATCCTCTAGGAGGATAATGCCTGTACAGGGTAGGGAGTGTAGTAGAGTGGCGAGTGTAATTTGTGCAGCTCACCTGGATAATTGAATTAATGGCGCTCTGCCActgttgccactgctgcttcaagttgttgtttgcttattAAGCTAATTGTCTTTATTAAGGCTAcctgctttgctttgcttccTTTGTGACGGTCCGAGAGTCGATTGCAGCACTCTTAGACACGAGTTTCTTGACATTCTCAATTGatcaaatgcattttccatgTTCTCCACCAACGACGGCAGCAATGGCTCACGTCGCAAGTCTGCAGCGGCAACACAGTGGCATCGTCGTTCTGCATTCCAAAATCACACAACACATTTTCCAAATGCGAAAGTGCAGTCAAAGTCGTGCAATATGCAGTGCCCCCCAGTAACCTGCCACCAAAAGCGCCACACCATACCCCACCACACCCTACTCAGCAGCTACTCCATCACTCCCCATTACGACACCCTATTCCATCCCCCATTCGGCTCTACTCTCCGCTGCTGATCATCCATTTAACAGACCTGGCGTTGGTATATACGGGCAAAGGGTATTACGACTATGTACAGATGTTTGTTTCCATTGATTTAAAATTCTCAGTTGATATGTTTTCCTGCAGAAACTTTTTACAGATTGAAACCTTCAAGATCGGAGCACCATACCATATATTTTCCAAGGATAAGAACAATACAAAACTTTTCTTTGAGATCTACATCTTTGTTTGTAAGATAAACTCAACATTAGattattatacaaatattgGCAACATTTTATTCGATTCGGATTACTTGTCAATGGAATAATTTTTCTTTGAAGGTAAAAACGTGTTTTATTCTTCAAACAATAACCAAACATTGATAATAACAGTTGTTCAACATATTTTTGATCATATATCTTCCATAGAAACGATCGTTTTTATAGGGTATCTTCAGCGTTGGTCGACGTTCGTCGCTTTTcctcactccctctcttttgccttttttatGCTTGTGCAGTCAGCCGTTGATAGAGACATTGCAAAAACAGAGAAtagcaaagagagagagagagagaggaagaggtgTACTGTGGCAAAGAGAGGTAGAGAGCGCGCGCGACAGAGAGCAAACTCCTCTCATGCTAGTATTTTCTAACAGTGCTTTACGCTTTGTCTGCCAGCCGTCGCCAGTgctgcaattgttgttgttgttatattTAGCATCGCATCGC is a window of Drosophila pseudoobscura strain MV-25-SWS-2005 chromosome 3, UCI_Dpse_MV25, whole genome shotgun sequence DNA encoding:
- the LOC117183576 gene encoding keratin, type I cytoskeletal 9, whose protein sequence is MGPVVAVVMLLALASTLANPTYRGSYGDYQSGNSLISGTKTGGPFATNNLDAALISGGTSGGPFQNAQKSGGLIIGSHTGGPFGSKSQNSDLISGTRTGGGPIGSDGHTEGPFDGSSVGGGLYNGLNTGGPFRDHYYLN